From the Lolium rigidum isolate FL_2022 chromosome 2, APGP_CSIRO_Lrig_0.1, whole genome shotgun sequence genome, one window contains:
- the LOC124685967 gene encoding protein NUCLEAR FUSION DEFECTIVE 4-like: protein MASGARTRWSALAASALIQCFAGSSYCFGIYSPALKSSQGYDQSALDAVAFFKDVGANVGILSGLLAAWAPGGLRRPWLVLLAGAALCAAGYLPMWLAVAGVAPAPLPLVCFYMFLGAQAQTFLNTADVVTAVENFPDRRGTVIGIMKGFLGLSGAILVQVQRTIRIDPGSFILMLAILPTAITLLLMYFVDVYSAQRRYNKKFLDAFSLIAVTVAGYLMVAIICDQVFVISSAVQSVCFVILLLLVMSPVAVVLKAQKTESKQQSLGERTGLLPEGTAEDSENASSSTALVGSGQGTSPDKVNLNVVQAMCKLNFWLLFLAMACGMGSGLATVNNISQIGGSLGYTSRETGTLVSLWSIWNFSGRFGAGYISDYFLRSRGVGRPFFIAATLLIMSAGHAIISSGLPASLYIGSVLVGLCYGSQWALMPSITSEIFGLNHFGTIFNTVAVASPIGSYILSVRVVGYIYDKESPQGELACTGKHCFTLSFGIMACVCVFGSVVASVLFIRTRKFYRRVIYVRLMSFVEK, encoded by the exons ATGGCATCGGGCGCGCGGACGCGGTGGTCGGCGCTGGCGGCGAGCGCACTGATCCAGTGCTTCGCCGGGAGCTCCTACTGCTTCGGCATCTACTCGCCGGCGCTCAAATCCTCGCAGGGCTACGACCAGTCCGCGCTCGACGCCGTCGCCTTCTTCAAGGACGTCGGCGCCAACGTCGGGATCCTATCGGGCCTCCTCGCCGCCTGGGCGCCCGGGGGCCTCCGCCGACCCTGGCTCGtgctcctcgccggcgccgcgcTCTGCGCCGCCGGCTACCTCCCCATGTGGCTCGCCGTCGCCGGGGTCGCGCCGGCGCCGCTCCCGCTCGTCTGCTTCTACATGTTTCTTGGGGCGCAGGCGCAGACCTTCCTCAACACCGCCGACGTCGTCACCGCCGTCGAGAACTTCCCTGACCGCCGCGGCACCGTCATCGGGATCATGAAG GGGTTTCTAGGCTTGAGTGGAGCAATACTGGTCCAAGTACAGCGCACTATCCGTATTGATCCTGGCAGTTTCATACTTATGCTGGCAATATTACCCACAGCCATCACGTTGCTGCTCATGTATTTTGTCGATGTCTACAGCGCGCAACGACGGTACAATAAGAAGTTCCTTGATGCTTTCTCTCTCATTGCCGTTACTGTTGCTGGATACTTAATGGTTGCCATAATCTGTGACCAAGTATTTGTGATAAGTTCAGCCGTGCAGAGTGTTTGCTTCGTGATACTCCTGCTATTGGTCATGTCTCCGGTAGCTGTTGTTCTGAAGGCCCAGAAGACGGAATCGAAGCAGCAAAGTTTGGGAGAAAGAACTGGATTACTTCCTGAGGGGACTGCAGAGGATTCTGAGAATGCCAGCTCTAGCACTGCACTTGTGGGATCTGGTCAGGGCACGTCGCCTGACAAAGTAAACCTGAATGTAGTGCAGGCCATGTGTAAACTGAACTTCTGGCTGCTCTTCCTTGCAATGGCTTGTGGGATGGGATCGGGGCTAGCCACGGTGAACAACATCAGCCAGATTGGGGGATCCCTTGGCTACACAAGCAGGGAGACTGGCACTCTAGTGTCACTCTGGAGTATCTGGAACTTCTCAGGAAGGTTTGGAGCAGGCTACATCTCTGATTACTTCCTTCGGTCACGAGGAGTTGGGAGGCCTTTCTTCATAGCTGCAACACTTCTGATCATGAGCGCAGGTCACGCCATCATCTCCTCTGGCCTCCCCGCATCATTATACATCGGATCTGTGCTTGTCGGCCTGTGCTATGGGTCCCAGTGGGCTCTGATGCCGAGCATAACGTCGGAGATATTCGGGCTGAACCATTTCGGCACCATCTTCAACACAGTGGCTGTTGCGAGTCCCATTGGCTCTTACATCCTCTCGGTGCGTGTTGTCGGGTACATCTACGACAAGGAGTCGCCACAAGGTGAGCTTGCCTGCACCGGTAAGCACTGCTTCACGCTCTCCTTCGGGATCATGGCATGTGTCTGCGTCTTTGGGTCTGTCGTGGCGTCTGTATTGTTCATCAGAACGAGGAAGTTCTATAGGCGGGTTATATATGTCAGACTGATGTCTTTTGTAGAgaaatga
- the LOC124685968 gene encoding AAA-ATPase ASD, mitochondrial-like, translated as MAAAMMMERWAGVGSVLASGIFLWSMVQNHIPPTLRLYLTTWATKLSSYFNPYLHITISEYGAERFQRSDLFLAAEAYLGDACARRARRLRAELGKDSKSLQVSVDDNEEVVDEFGGTTIWWYASKRQSKANVISFYPGEDERRFYRVVFHRRHRDLVVDTYLPFVLGEGRAVTVKNRQRRLFTNNAGSSWSPYRAKSVWSHVPFEHPATFDTLAMDPDQKEAILDDLMAFQESKEYYAKVGKAWKRGYLLYGPPGTGKSTMIAAMANFLDYDVYDLELTAVKNNTELRKLFIETTGKSIIVIEDIDCSVDLTRKRSKSKKGDKDSEDDDKPKLPTDAEKDDATKVTLSGLLNFIDGLWSACGGERIIIFTTNHKEKLDPALIRRGRMDKHIEMSYCRFEGFKVLAKNYLDVVEHELFGEIRQLLEETDMSPADVAENLMPMSKKKKRDPDVCLLGLIDALKKAKEDAAVAKAKEEEEAKEAEAKKAKEKEEAETNKSKEKDEGKDKATEETNGDIKQADK; from the coding sequence ATGGCGgcagcgatgatgatggagaggtGGGCTGGGGTGGGGTCTGTGCTGGCGAGCGGCATCTTCCTCTGGTCCATGGTGCAGAACCACATCCCACCCACCCTCCGCCTCTACCTCACCACCTGGGCAACCAAACTGTCATCCTACTTCAACCCCTACCTCCATATCACCATCTCCGAGTACGGCGCCGAGCGGTTCCAGCGCAGcgacctcttcctcgccgccgaggCCTACCTCGGCGATGCCTGCGCCCGGCGTGCCCGCAGGCTCAGGGCCGAGCTCGGCAAGGACAGCAAGAGCCTCCAGGTCTCCGTCGACGACAACGAGGAGGTCGTCGACGAGTTCGGCGGCACCACCATCTGGTGGTACGCATCCAAGCGGCAGTCCAAGGCCAACGTCATCAGCTTCTACCCGGGCGAGGACGAGAGGCGCTTCTACCGGGTCGTCTTCCACAGGCGCCACCGCGACCTCGTAGTCGACACCTACCTGCCGTTCGTGCTCGGGGAGGGCCGCGCTGTCACCGTCAAgaaccgccagcgccgcctcttcACAAACAATGCTGGCAGCAGCTGGAGCCCCTACCGGGCCAAGAGCGTCTGGAGCCACGTCCCCTTTGAGCATCCGGCGACCTTTGACACGCTTGCCATGGACCCTGATCAGAAGGAGGCCATCCTGGACGACCTCATGGCGTTCCAGGAGAGCAAGGAGTACTATGCAAAAGTCGGCAAGGCGTGGAAGCGCGGGTACCTCCTGTACGGCCCTCCTGGCACCGGCAAGTCCACCATGATCGCCGCCATGGCCAATTTCCTCGACTATGACGTCTACGATCTCGAGCTCACGGCGGTCAAGAACAACACCGAGCTGCGGAAGCTCTTTATCGAGACAACGGGCAAGTCCATCATCGTCATCGAGGACATTGACTGCTCCGTCGACCTCACCAGAAAACGAAGCAAGTCCAAGAAGGGTGACAAGGATTCCGAGGATGATGACAAACCCAAGCTACCGACAGATGCAGAGAAGGACGACGCAACGAAGGTGACGCTCTCGGGCCTGCTCAATTTCATCGACGGGCTATGGTCCGCCTGCGGGGGCGAGCGGATCATCATCTTCACGACCAACCACAAGGAGAAGCTGGACCCTGCGCTTATCCGGCGAGGCAGGATGGACAAGCACATCGAGATGTCCTACTGCCGCTTCGAGGGCTTCAAGGTGCTGGCAAAAAATTACCTGGATGTCGTCGAGCACGAgctgtttggtgagatccgacaGTTGCTCGAGGAGACCGACATGTCGCCTGCCGACGTGGCAGAAAACCTGATGCCCAtgtccaagaagaagaagagggacccTGACGTGTGCTTGTTAGGCCTCATCGATGCgctcaagaaggccaaggaggacGCAGCGGTGGCTAAggcgaaggaggaagaggaggccaaggaggctgAAGCGAAGAAAgccaaggagaaagaggaggcagAGACGAACAAATCTAAGGAGAAAGACGAAGGAAAGGACAAGGCAACAGAGGAAACCAATGGAGACATCAAGCAAGCTGACAAGTAA